TGGGTCAACTGTTTTTGGTATTGAGCCGAAAGTTCCTCAGTCACAGCCCCTCCTAACCAATAGACTTATCTATGCGTAGAAACCTTTTGCAGATATTTAGCCACAATCGAGCTTAAAACAGTTAGGAATTAACTCCGGCATTGCGACCAGTACTAACGAGTTTAAACAAGTTTTTTTGCCCCTCCTATTTAAAAAGGGCAAGTAAATCTAGTCTATGACGTAGTAACCATCAAAGGTTCTTGAAACAATGGCACTGTGAAGGTGACTGTCGAGCCGAGTCCTTCGCCCATACTGTAAAAGTTAACCACTCCACCCATAGCTTCCATTAGCTTTTGGGAGATTGCCAGCCCTAATCCCGTTCCCCCATATGTGCGGGTGCGTTCCCCATCCACTTGACTAAAAGATTGAAAAAGTTTGTCTTGGTCAACTAGGGAGACGCCAATTCCAGTATCAGCCACTTGGACTTTTACCATGCCGGGTAATTCCTGACCTGCAAACTTGACTTTCTTTTTGATTACCTCGGCACTTACTGTCACCCCACCTTCGTGAGTGAATTTGATAGCATTGCCAACCAGGTTTAACATCACCTGTAGCAGCCGCTGGTAGTTGCCATACAAGATAATTTCATCATGGGTGGCAGGCATATCAATAGTGAAGCTGAGGTTCTTTTGATGGGCTTGATTCCCTGTAAAGTTTTCCACATTAGAAAATAACTCTTGCAGCTTCACGGGCCCCATATCCAGATTCATTTTGCCAGCTTCAATTCTGGCGATATCCAAGATATCGTTAATGATGTTTAGCAGGTGCAGCGCTGAATTGTAGGCTTCTTGGATAAATTCCCGCTGTTCTTCTGGGTCGTCTGCTATGTCGTCCAGAATCAGCTTGAGGAATCCTATCATGCCGTTTAGGGGCGTGCGGAGTTCGTGGGAGGTGTTGGCTAGAAACTGGCTTTTAAGGCGGGAAGCTTCTTCGGCTTGTTCGCGAGCTGCCTCTAGTTCTTTATACAATGTTGCATGAGCGATCGCCGAACCAACTTGATCGGCTAGTTCGCGCACCATATCCAGTTCCTCTGGCTGCCATTGGCGTTGGCGATCCGTTTGGTGCAATACGATCAAGCCGTTGGGATGGTCTTGGTCGCAGGTAGCGATCGCCAGAACCGAGAGTTGTTTGTATGAACTAGCCCTATCCTCATATATGGTTACTGGTTCAAGGGTTTCAATTGCTTGAAATAGTTCCGGCTCATCAGCAAATACGAGCTTTTCACCCAGCATCGAACGTAACTGGGGCTGGGCATACTCCGCTTCTACCTGTACTTTTGTTGTTCCAGGCTTGTAGGAGCAGATAATACAGCGGCTAGCATTCAATGCTTTTCCCAGACCCATGACTGTTTGCTGCCAAATGGTGTCTAGATCTAGGGTTCGCCTGATATTGCGGGCGAGGGAAGCCACGAGCCTTTCGTGGGTATCTGGATCTACTAGCGCGATCGCCTCTTTCATTTGATGCGATTGGCATCCCATCACTAGAACCGCCGTTGCAATTCCATCAGGGGGCAAAATCGGTGTTATCGTCAGCTCAAATACTAAAGACTGACCGCCGCAGGTAAACTCGTAACTGCCGCTTTCGGGAATTCTCAGCTCAAGAATTCTCTTTATTTGAGCTAGATAAGCATCACGTGCTACCGGGCCAAAACTATGGCTTAATTCTCGTCCAACAAGCCGATCCGATGTCAGACCGTAGCGTTGGCCAGACTGCCAATAAAATCCAAGGTATTGGCCTGATGCATCTTGAGTAAACGCCAGTTCGGCTCCTAACCCATGCAAAAATCCATTCAGGTTTGGTGCAGGATTGGCAGATGCCAAATCTGTTGACTCTAGAGAAGTTAATTGAAAATCAGCAGGAGCAGTCATCAGAAAAGACCTGGAAACTGCAATGTATAATAGGCAACGATGACTCGACGTCACCCCCGTAGATGCAACCAGACAACACTCGCTTGCTAGATACGAGTTTAGAGACCGGGTTCATACGGTCTCTAAACTCGTTCTTGGCTATAACTAATCGTTCCATTCGCCTCGCGGCGGTACGGGTGGATTTCGCACTAACGTCCGGGTAAGCTCATCATCTCGCTCTCCGTTACCTCTGAGCCACTGCCTGATAGCAGTTTCAATGACTTTACTAGGATCGTTCGTCAGGTGCTTAATTTGAGTTAGTAGTTCAGGGTCAAGGTGTATTGAAATTTCCACCTTTTCTCCTGACTGTTGGGAATATAATGCACGATCGTTCATAAGCACTTTTACGGGGGTTTTATGAAATTCTGTTAATTAAACTTCCAGCCAAGCTGGCGATCGGCGTATGCACAACTGCCGAAGCACAGGAAACAATACATATTCTTTCCTTATATGCATTCTACGTTAAACTACCGAACCGCTCTTAAGCCCTGGCTCTGTAATATTAACTTACACAATAGTTGATCTATTAGCTCTATAGTTGGGGCTGCCTCAGTTTTTGCGATCGCTCCGTCGATATAGGCCGATTGCGGCATTATCTGCATTGAGTCTGTTAGCGCCTGTAAGCAAATA
The Microcoleus sp. FACHB-831 genome window above contains:
- a CDS encoding ATP-binding protein, which produces MTAPADFQLTSLESTDLASANPAPNLNGFLHGLGAELAFTQDASGQYLGFYWQSGQRYGLTSDRLVGRELSHSFGPVARDAYLAQIKRILELRIPESGSYEFTCGGQSLVFELTITPILPPDGIATAVLVMGCQSHQMKEAIALVDPDTHERLVASLARNIRRTLDLDTIWQQTVMGLGKALNASRCIICSYKPGTTKVQVEAEYAQPQLRSMLGEKLVFADEPELFQAIETLEPVTIYEDRASSYKQLSVLAIATCDQDHPNGLIVLHQTDRQRQWQPEELDMVRELADQVGSAIAHATLYKELEAAREQAEEASRLKSQFLANTSHELRTPLNGMIGFLKLILDDIADDPEEQREFIQEAYNSALHLLNIINDILDIARIEAGKMNLDMGPVKLQELFSNVENFTGNQAHQKNLSFTIDMPATHDEIILYGNYQRLLQVMLNLVGNAIKFTHEGGVTVSAEVIKKKVKFAGQELPGMVKVQVADTGIGVSLVDQDKLFQSFSQVDGERTRTYGGTGLGLAISQKLMEAMGGVVNFYSMGEGLGSTVTFTVPLFQEPLMVTTS